In one window of Solanum pennellii chromosome 2, SPENNV200 DNA:
- the LOC107010336 gene encoding uncharacterized protein LOC107010336, with the protein MKISTREILLFPVVLVLFISISTASGIISTNKFLRDSETLVSNDKRFIFGFFSLENSTNRYVGVMFNVQPPTVVWVANRERPLQDSRGRVTISDDGNLVILNSQNRSIWSSNISQAVRNSTAQLLDTGNLILNDSSNGRVLWESFKDPSDCFLQTMKIGVDVSTNTTNLLKSWISPSDPSVGSFSAGIQPETVPQISIWKNGKPHWRSGPWNKQVFIGVPDMTSFYLNGFDLVNDNKGTVYLTYLYANQVELTFFTLNSTGFLQQKYMDPSKNDWEVTWEFPATECDFYGKCGPFGSCDPTSSPICSCLEGFKPTNEEEWRKGNWTRGCNRKSMLESERNSSNLEQGKQDWFLKLQSMKVPDSAIWVPFVDEDCVNGCLRNTSCIAYSYYTGIGCMHWEGNLLDVQKFSMGGVDLFLRLSYSERDQKREYKVIIAIIVPVGSIILAIFGYISCKYVAKRRGWKRMSKIFLSESSPNYYKEDKITEDINQAKLEELLVYNFDILANATENFHLSSKLGQGGFGPVYKGKLPDGQEIAVKRLSQSSGQGLQEFMNEVVVISKLQHRNLVRLFGCCIERGEKMLVYEYMPKRSLDAYLFGSQQQEEEFLDWSKRVIIIEGIGRGLLYLHRDSRLRIIHRDLKASNILLDEYLNPKISDFGMARIFAGNQDQANTSRVVGTYGYMAPEYAMEGRFSEKSDVYSFGVLLLEIISGRRNTSFHQDDGALSLLAWAWKCWIGNKIVELVDPKITELHLEKEIVRCVQVGLLCVQEYAEDRPNVSTILSMLTSEIDKLPSPKQPAFTTRPSFSKKGTSKSQGSVNNVTVTIMEGRSETNILQTATEMKLSLSCKKILLCCAFLVLFFLITNASSDSISINEFLQDSETLISNNKTFKLGFFSPENSANRYVGIMFNMKSQSVIWVANRDQPLQDSSGRVTISEDGNLVILNGQGKSVWSSNISPAVTNSTAQLLDTGNLVLKDNSSERVLWESFSDLSDSYLQNMKLGTDKSTNSTNLLKSWRSPVDPSDGSFSAGIQTETVPQIFIWKNGLPHWRSGPWDKQVFIGVPNMTSFYFSGFELVNDNMGTTYFYYSYYQGDDIIYLVLNSTGFLQQKYLYARKNEWEVTWATPSNECDFYRKCGPFGSCDSESSPICSCLQGFKPKNQEEWVKGNWTNGCIRKTVLEKERNNSNIEQGKQDWFLKLQSMKVPDYPIWVPSAKEDCESDCFRNFSCIAYSYFRGIGCMHWEGSLIDSQKFSKGGADLFIRLAYTEQEQKKSNKVAIRIIVPIICSIVIAILGYISSKLLAKHRGRKRKRELLSKNLFPSYYKLSLARDDINRVKFEDLPIYSFDMLANATDNFHLSSKLGQGGFGSVYKGKLPEGQEIAVKRLSQSSGQGQEEFMNEVVVISELQHRNLVRLLGCCIERGEKMLVYEYMPKRSLDAYLFGAHSEEEYFLDWRKRVVIIEGIGRGLLYLHRDSRLRIIHRDLKASNILLDESLNPKISDFGMARIIAGNQDQANTIRVVGTYGYMAPEYAMTGRFSEKSDVYSFGVLLLEIISGRRNTSFYQEDGALSLLAWAWKLWNENKIVELVDPKIIELQLKKEIHRCVHVGLLCVQEYAEDRPNVSTVLSMLTREIDDLPSPKQPAFTTRPTPSKKGSSRIQVSVNDVSITIMEAR; encoded by the exons ATGAAAATTAGCACAAGAGAGATACTTCTATTTCCAGTTGTTCTTGTTCTGTTTATTTCTATATCAACTGCTTCAGGTATCATTAGCACCAATAAATTCCTGCGAGATTCAGAAACTTTAGTCTCCAATGACAAAAGATTCATATTCGGGTTCTTTAGTCTTGAAAATTCGACGAATCGTTATGTTGGTGTTATGTTTAATGTCCAACCACCAACTGTAGTATGGGTTGCCAACAGAGAGAGACCTTTACAGGATTCTAGAGGAAGAGTGACAATATCTGATGATGGAAATCTTGTAATCTTGAATTCACAGAATAGGAGTATATGGTCATCAAATATTTCACAAGCTGTGAGAAATTCTACAGCGCAGCTCTTGGATACTGGAAACTTAATTTTGAACGACAGCTCCAACGGGAGGGTTCTCTGGGAAAGTTTTAAGGATCCTTCAGATTGCTTCTTGCAGACCATGAAAATTGGCGTTGATGTTAGTACTAACACGACAAATCTGCTTAAATCATGGATAAGTCCTTCAGATCCATCTGTTGGGAGTTTCTCAGCTGGTATTCAACCTGAAACAGTTCCCCAGATTTCCATATGGAAGAATGGGAAACCTCATTGGCGTAGCGGTCCATGGAATAAACAAGTTTTCATTGGGGTACCAGACATGACTTCGTTCTATCTCAATGGATTTGATCTAGTAAATGACAACAAGGGCACCGTGTACCTTACCTATTTATATGCAAATCAGGTTGAGCTGACGTTTTTCACCTTGAACTCAACAGGGTTTTTGCAGCAGAAATATATGGATCCTAGTAAGAATGATTGGGAAGTAACATGGGAATTTCCTGCAACTGAGTGTGATTTTTATGGAAAATGTGGACCTTTTGGAAGCTGTGATCCTACAAGCTCACCAATCTGTTCTTGTTTAGAGGGATTTAAACCGACAAATGAAGAGGAGTGGCGGAAAGGAAACTGGACTCGTGGATGCAACAGAAAGTCCATGTTAGAGAGCGAAAGGAACAGTTCTAACCTTGAGCAAGGGAAGCAAGATTGGTTTCTGAAGCTGCAGTCAATGAAAGTGCCGGATTCTGCTATTTGGGTACCTTTTGTAGATGAAGATTGCGTTAACGGTTGCTTGAGGAATACTTCCTGCATAGCTTATTCATACTACACGGGCATAGGATGTATGCATTGGGAAGGAAACTTACTTGATGTTCAGAAATTCTCCATGGGTGGGGTAGATTTATTCCTTCGCCTTTCATACTCTGAGCGAG ATCAAAAGAGAGAATATAAAGTAATCATTGCCATCATAGTCCCAGTAGGCTCGATAATTCTTGCCATTTTCGGATACATTTCCTGCAAATATGTAGCTAAGCGCAGAG GATGGAAGAGAATGAGTAAGATCTTCTTAAGTGAATCATCGCCAAACTATTACAAGGAAGACAAGATTACAGAGGACATCAATCAAGCTAAATTGGAAGAACTGCTTGTATACAACTTTGATATCTTAGCAAACGCAACTGAGAATTTTCATCTGTCCAGCAAGCTTGGACAGGGAGGTTTTGGTCCAGTTTACAAA GGGAAATTGCCAGATGGACAAGAGATTGCTGTGAAAAGGCTTTCCCAATCTTCTGGTCAGGGGCTACAGGAGTTCATGAATGAAGTTGTGGTGATTTCAAAACTTCAACATCGTAATCTTGTTAGACTTTTTGGTTGCTGCATAGAAAGAGGGGAAAAGATGCTGGTTTATGAATACATGCCAAAAAGAAGCTTGGATGCCTATCTCTTTG GGTCACAGCAACAAGAGGAAGAGTTCCTTGATTGGAGTAAACGTGTGATCATCATTGAGGGAATTGGTCGAGGCCTTCTTTACCTTCACAGGGATTCAAGACTAAGGATTATTCATAGGGATTTAAAGGCCAGCAACATTTTGTTGGATGAATACCTGAACcccaaaatttcagattttgggaTGGCAAGGATTTTTGCAGGCAACCAAGATCAGGCCAACACAAGCAGAGTTGTTGGAACCTA TGGTTACATGGCACCTGAATATGCAATGGAAGGAAGATTCTCAGAAAAATCAGATGTTTATAGCTTTGGAGTATTGTTATTGGAAATTATAAGTGGAAGGAGGAACACCAGCTTTCACCAAGATGATGGTGCATTAAGCCTGCTAGCATGG GCGTGGAAGTGTTGGATTGGAAACAAGATTGTGGAATTGGTTGATCCCAAGATAACTGAACTGCACCTTGAAAAGGAAATTGTGAGATGTGTACAAGTTGGACTATTATGTGTACAAGAATATGCAGAAGACAGACCAAATGTCTCCACAATTTTGTCTATGCTCACCAGCGAAATTGATAAATTACCAAGTCCTAAACAACCTGCATTTACAACAAGACCGAGCTTTTCCAAGAAAGGCACTTCTAAATCTCAAGGCTCCGTTAACAATGTTACTGTTACTATTATGGAAGGACGA AGTGAGACAAATATTCTACAAACTGCAACTG AAATGAAGCTGAGCTTAAGCTGTAAGAAGATACTTCTTTGTTGTGCTTTTCTTGTTCTGTTTTTTCTTATAACAAATGCTTCATCAGACTCCATTAGTATCAATGAGTTCCTGCAAGATTCAGAAACTTTAATCTCTAATAACAAAACATTCAAATTGGGGTTTTTTAGTCCTGAGAATTCGGCGAATCGTTATGTTGGTATCATGTTTAATATGAAATCACAATCTGTTATATGGGTAGCCAACAGAGACCAGCCTTTACAAGATTCTAGTGGAAGAGTAACAATATCAGAAGATGGCAATCTTGTAATCTTGAATGGACAGGGGAAGAGTGTGTGGTCATCAAATATTTCACCTGCTGTGACGAATTCTACGGCCCAGCTCTTGGATACTGGAAACTTAGTTTTGAAGGACAACTCAAGTGAGAGAGTTCTATGGGAAAGTTTTAGTGATCTTTCAGATTCCTACTTGCAGAACATGAAACTTGGCACTGATAAGAGTACTAACTCCACAAATCTGTTGAAATCATGGAGAAGTCCTGTAGATCCATCTGATGGGAGTTTCTCAGCTGGTATTCAGACTGAAACAGTTCCTCAGATTTTCATATGGAAGAATGGCTTACCTCATTGGCGTAGCGGTCCATGGGATAAACAGGTTTTTATTGGAGTACCAAACATGACTTCTTTCTATTTCAGTGGATTTGAGCTAGTAAATGACAACATGGGCACCACCTACTTCTACTATTCATATTATCAAGGTGATGACATTATTTACTTAGTTTTGAACTCAACAGGATTTCtgcaacaaaaatatttatatgctaGGAAGAATGAGTGGGAAGTCACATGGGCAACTCCTTCAAATGAGTGTGATTTTTATAGAAAGTGTGGACCTTTTGGAAGCTGTGATTCTGAAAGTTCACCAATTTGCAGTTGTTTGCAAGGGTTTAAACCAAAAAACCAAGAGGAGTGGGTGAAAGGAAACTGGACAAATGGATGCATCAGAAAGACAGTGttagagaaagaaagaaacaacTCTAACATTGAGCAGGGTAAGCAAGATTGGTTTTTGAAGTTGCAGTCGATGAAAGTGCCAGATTATCCTATTTGGGTACCTTCAGCCAAAGAAGACTGTGAAAGTGATTGCTTCAGAAATTTCTCCTGCATAGCTTATTCATACTTCAGAGGCATAGGGTGTATGCATTGGGAAGGTAGCTTAATTGATTCTCAGAAATTCTCCAAGGGTGGGGCTGATTTATTCATTCGCCTTGCATATACTGAACAAG AACAAAAGAAGAGCAATAAAGTAGCCATCAGGATCATAGTTCCAATAATTTGCTCAATAGTCATTGCCATTTTGGGATACATTTCCAGCAAACTGTTGGCTAAACATAGAG GAAGGAAGAGAAAGCGTGAGCtcttatcaaaaaatttatttccaaGCTATTACAAGCTAAGTTTGGCTAGAGATGACATTAACAGAGTTAAATTTGAAGATCTGCCCATATACAGCTTTGACATGCTAGCAAATGCAACTGACAATTTTCATCTGTCTAGCAAGCTTGGGCAGGGTGGTTTTGGTTCAGTTTATAAA GGAAAACTTCCAGAGGGACAAGAAATTGCTGTGAAAAGGCTTTCACAGTCTTCTGGTCAGGGGCAAGAGGAGTTTATGAATGAGGTTGTGGTGATTTCCGAACTTCAGCATCGTAATCTTGTTAGACTCCTCGGATGCTGCATAGAAAGAGGGGAGAAGATGCTGGTTTATGAATACATGCCAAAAAGAAGCTTGGATGCCTATCTCTTTG GTGCACACTCTGAAGAGGAATACTTCCTTGATTGGAGAAAACGTGTGGTCATCATTGAGGGAATCGGTCGAGGCCTCCTATACCTTCACAGGGATTCAAGACTAAGGATTATCCACAGGGATTTGAAGGCAAGCAACATTTTGTTGGATGAGTCCCTGAACcctaaaatttcagattttggtaTGGCAAGGATTATTGCAGGCAACCAAGATCAAGCCAATACAATTAGGGTTGTTGGAACCTA TGGTTATATGGCACCTGAATATGCAATGACAGGAAGATTCTCAGAAAAATCAGATGTCTACAGCTTTGGCGTATTGTTACTGGAAATTATTAGTGGAAGGAGGAACACTAGCTTTTACCAAGAGGATGGTGCATTAAGCCTTCTAGCATGG GCATGGAAGTTGTGGAATGAAAATAAGATTGTCGAATTGGTTGACCCCAAGATAATTGAACTACAGCTCAAAAAGGAGATTCATAGATGTGTACATGTTGGACTATTATGTGTACAAGAATATGCAGAAGACAGGCCAAATGTCTCCACAGTTTTGTCTATGCTCACCCGGGAAATTGATGATTTACCAAGTCCTAAACAACCTGCATTTACAACAAGACCGACCCCTTCCAAGAAAGGCTCCTCTAGAATTCAAGTCTCCGTGAACGATGTTAGCATTACTATTATGGAAGCACGATAG
- the LOC107010090 gene encoding uncharacterized protein LOC107010090 — protein sequence MAKFVLLTSLSILVIAITCSLAMRVLDETPIDPNDPKVVKIAKFAVDARNKQVRTKFELEKVNGGGTETIPDGTVYQLNISVIESQVYFTTRLVAVLVHLDGSKELVSFE from the coding sequence atggcCAAGTTTGTCCTCCTTACAAGTCTCTCAATCTTAGTTATTGCTATTACTTGTTCCTTAGCAATGAGAGTCCTCGATGAGACGCCCATAGACCCAAATGATCCTAAAGTTGTGAAAATCGCAAAATTTGCTGTAGACGCGCGCAACAAACAGGTTCGAACcaaatttgaacttgaaaaagtGAATGGAGGAGGAACTGAAACTATTCCTGATGGTACCGTTTATCAACTAAATATTAGTGTCATTGAATCTCAAGTTTATTTCACAACTCGTCTTGTGGCTGTTCTTGTGCATCTAGATGGTTCCAAAGAACTTGTGTcttttgagtga
- the LOC107010331 gene encoding G-type lectin S-receptor-like serine/threonine-protein kinase At1g11300, whose translation MSFYRSFLLLLSCFYVVFSGANASDIITSSEPLRDSGTVFSSGKRFKLGFFSPRNSANRYVGIMFNLPSPTPTVVWVANRDKPINDSSGLLTLSEDGNLVILNGLKEIIWSSSISNSMKNSTAQLLDTGNLILKDSSNGKVLWESFQYPTDSLLQLMKMGIDKSTNSTGLLKSWRSPDDPSVGSFSAGIQLQYIPQAFIWNNTAPYWRSSPWDKQIYIGMPEMKSSYRSGVELVADNAGSVYQTYSNGNQSWILYYSLNSTGSYQEKVWDQSKKDWVVTWANPRSECDIYAKCGAFGSCNPKSSPICSCIQGFKPKNEGEWEKGEWSGGCIRRTALDCERNKTDVEKGKKDGFLKMQTMGVPDFVIWVSSAKEDCESDCLSNCSCMAYSYYTGIGCMHWNRSLIDIQEYYMDGAADLFIRLAYSEFAANDKKDFPVAAIAITVSIGSIIVILCGYLFWKLLAKHRERKTKSEAFFREASPKCYQNGMIKDDINQVKIEDITLYSFNMLATATDRFHSASKLGQGGFGPVYKGKLPDGQEIAVKRLSHSSGQGLQEFMNEVVVISRLQHRNLVRLLGCCTERGEKILVYDFMPNRSLDAYLFGSRQEKFLDWSKRAIIIEGTGRGLLYLHRDSRLRIIHRDLKASNILLDEYLNPKISDFGMARIFGGNQDQARTIRVVGTYGYMAPEYAMHGRFSEKSDVYSFGVLILEIVSGRKNSSFYDDEGELTLLAYAWKLWNENNIIKLIDPKIFVSSFEKQMVRCVHIGLLCVQEYAEDRPNVSTVLSMLTSDMAELSTPKQPAFTGGHASPQQSQGSVNTDTITVLEPR comes from the exons ATGAGCTTCTATCGATCATTTCTTCTTTTGCTCAGTTGCTTTTACGTAGTCTTTTCTGGTGCCAATGCTTCAGACATCATTACCAGTAGTGAGCCCCTGAGGGACTCGGGAACTGTCTTTTCCAGTGGCAAAAGATTTAAACTGGGATTTTTCAGTCCTAGGAATTCTGCAAATCGTTATGTAGGGATTATGTTTAACCTACCATCACCAACACCAACTGTTGTATGGGTAGCTAACAGAGACAAGCCTATAAATGATTCTAGCGGATTACTCACACTATCAGAAGATGGCAATCTAGTAATCTTGAATGGACTGAAGGAGATAATATGGTCATCCAGTATTTCAAACTCTATGAAGAATTCTACTGCTCAACTCTTGGACACTGGCAACTTAATCTTGAAAGATAGCTCAAATGGGAAAGTTCTATGGGAAAGCTTTCAATATCCTACAGATTCTCTCTTACAGCTCATGAAAATGGGCATCGATAAGAGTACTAACTCAACGGGTCTCCTGAAATCATGGAGAAGTCCTGATGATCCATCTGTTGGGAGCTTCTCAGCTGGAATTCAACTTCAATACATCCCCCAGGCTTTTATTTGGAATAACACCGCTCCTTACTGGCGTAGTAGTCCATGGGATAAACAGATCTATATTGGAATGCCCGAAATGAAATCTTCCTATCGCTCTGGTGTTGAACTTGTAGCTGATAATGCTGGCAGCGTATACCAAACTTATTCCAACGGAAATCAGTCTTGGATACTCTATTATTCCTTGAACTCAACAGGGTCTTATCAGGAGAAGGTTTGGGATCAAAGTAAGAAGGATTGGGTGGTAACATGGGCAAATCCCCGAAGTGAGTGTGATATTTATGCTAAGTGTGGGGCATTTGGAAGCTGTAATCCAAAGAGTTCTCCAATATGCAGTTGCATACAAGGTTTTAAGCCTAAAAATGAAGGAGAATGGGAGAAAGGAGAATGGTCTGGTGGATGCATCAGAAGAACTGCATTAGACTGTGAAAGGAACAAAACTGATGTTGAGAAGGGAAAAAAGGATGGGTTTTTGAAGATGCAGACAATGGGAGTACCAGATTTTGTAATTTGGGTATCCTCTGCGAAAGAAGACTGTGAAAGTGACTGTTTAAGTAACTGTTCCTGCATGGCATATTCGTACTACACAGGCATTGGTTGTATGCATTGGAATAGAAGCTTAATTGATATTCAAGAATACTACATGGATGGGGCGGCTGATTTGTTCATTCGTCTTGCCTACTCTGAATTTG CTGCAAATGACAAGAAAGATTTCCCTGTAGCAGCTATTGCAATCACTGTTTCGATAGGCTCAATAATAGTTATCTTATGTGGATATCTTTTCTGGAAATTGTTGGCTAAACACAGAG AAAGAAAGACGAAAAGTGAAGCATTCTTCAGAGAAGCATCTCCAAAATGTTATCAAAACGGCATGATTAAAGATGATATCAATCAAGTAAAAATTGAAGATATCACCTTGTATAGCTTTAACATGTTAGCAACTGCAACTGACAGATTTCACTCAGCTAGCAAGCTGGGGCAAGGAGGCTTTGGTCCAGTCTACAAA GGAAAATTGCCAGATGGACAAGAAATTGCAGTAAAAAGGCTTTCACATTCTTCTGGGCAGGGGCTACAGGAGTTTATGAATGAGGTAGTCGTGATTTCTAGACTACAACATCGTAATCTTGTTAGGCTCCTCGGCTGCTGCACAGAAAGAGGGGAAAAGATCCTGGTGTATGATTTCATGCCCAATAGAAGCTTAGATGCATATCTTTTTG GTTCACGCCAGGAAAAGTTCCTTGATTGGAGTAAACGAGCCATCATTATTGAAGGAACTGGTCGAGGCCTCCTTTACCTTCACAGAGACTCAAGACTACGAATCATTCATAGAGATCTGAAGGCAAGCAATATCCTGTTGGATGAATACCTAAACCCAAAGATTTCGGATTTTGGCATGGCGAGGATTTTTGGAGGCAATCAAGACCAGGCACGCACTATAAGAGTTGTTGGCACATA TGGTTACATGGCCCCTGAATATGCAATGCATGGAAGATTCTCAGAAAAATCAGATGTCTACAGCTTTGGTGTGTTGATATTGGAAATTGTCAGTGGAAGGAAGAACTCTAGCTTTTATGATGATGAAGGTGAACTGACTCTACTTGCATAT GCATGGAAGTTGTGGAATGAAAACAATATCATAAAATTGATAGACCCCAAAATATTTGTTTCAAGCTTCGAGAAACAGATGGTGAGATGTGTACATATTGGATTGTTATGTGTTCAAGAATATGCAGAAGATAGGCCAAATGTCTCCACAGTTCTGTCAATGCTGACTAGTGATATGGCTGAACTATCTACTCCTAAACAACCTGCATTTACCGGAGGACATGCTTCACCACAGCAAAGCCAAGGGTCCGTGAATACTGATACCATAACTGTATTGGAACCACGATAA